Proteins encoded within one genomic window of Amycolatopsis sp. 2-15:
- a CDS encoding ATP-binding protein, translating to MHHHKIADQRKPTNRRAMGSACDAAVVSAPALHLRHPARLQDASILRHALATWARACDLPDTLIADLQLAVYEALVNAAEHAYSDGTAGTLDLHGHHDGHTVRVTVTDRGQWRPPPASQPLRGRGLPLIRLLSDQAEVTPTNQGTVVTMTWHLAPHHPAS from the coding sequence ATGCACCACCACAAGATCGCTGACCAGCGAAAACCCACGAATCGCCGCGCAATGGGCTCGGCGTGCGACGCGGCCGTCGTCTCGGCGCCGGCGTTGCATCTGCGCCATCCGGCCCGCCTCCAGGACGCGTCCATACTCCGCCACGCCCTCGCCACCTGGGCTCGGGCCTGCGACCTGCCGGACACGCTGATCGCCGACCTCCAGCTTGCGGTCTACGAAGCGCTGGTCAACGCGGCCGAGCACGCCTACTCCGACGGCACGGCCGGCACACTCGACCTGCACGGCCACCACGACGGCCACACCGTGCGCGTCACCGTGACCGACCGCGGCCAGTGGCGGCCCCCGCCTGCATCCCAACCGCTGCGCGGCCGCGGCCTGCCGCTGATCCGCCTGCTGTCCGACCAGGCCGAGGTCACCCCGACCAACCAAGGCACCGTCGTCACCATGACCTGGCACCTCGCCCCCCACCATCCGGCCAGCTAG